From the genome of Sander lucioperca isolate FBNREF2018 chromosome 1, SLUC_FBN_1.2, whole genome shotgun sequence, one region includes:
- the rlim gene encoding E3 ubiquitin-protein ligase RLIM isoform X1 — protein MEGSDSLEQNGSDQPESQRRRQLDRLDREEAFYQFVNNLSDEDYRLMRDNNLLGTPGEVTEDELFSRLQQIKDGPEQQNNSTSAPSTESGEDPVEPPENSEDPANGDSLLDWLNTVRRTGNTTRTGHRGNQSWRAVSQTNPNSGDFRFSLEISVNRNLAEQQAAAEGEQESPQESPEGQEVVASAEPQVASAEPQVASAEPQVASAEPQVASAEPQVASAEPEVENTEPQVPMETEVVEEPVVEELAITVEPEPEPELEEVVSQEILGEPPSSPAALPVQPPLSPSPRRGQRRARSRSPEPRRTRARTARSRSPLNLDQLDGLPNPRHAHSSQGLNSATISPPVSQVEGSSRTRQHVLSRQSTADSDVQPSRASAETVPEAQNVGSQEGEAAGGEGGAAGRRPPTIMLDLQVRRVRPGEYRQRDSIASRTRSRSQNSNNTFLYESERGGFRRTFSRSERAGVRTYVSTIRIPIRRISDAGLGEATSMALQSMIRQIMTGFGELGYLMDSDSDSSDSNRGANTPADLAEALNNPDSATPAAAPVADADEPPLATGVRARTAEADIDEGLASAPPTSGGRARPRPPISLEEPSSLPFLRLAHFFLLNDDDEDQPQGLTKEQIDNLSMRNFGETDALKTCSVCITEYAEGNKLRKLPCSHEYHVHCIDRWLSENSTCPICRRAVLISANRESVV, from the exons ATGGAAGGGTCTGACAGTTTAGAGCAAAATGGCAGTGACCAGCCAGAGTCACAGCGCAGGAGGCAGCTGGACCGCCTGGACAGGGAAGAGGCCTTCTACCAGTTTGTTAACAATCTCAGTGATGAGGACTATCGTCTCATGAGAGACAACAATCTTTTGGGCACCCCAG GAGAGGTAACAGAGGATGAGCTGTTTAGTAGACTACAGCAAATCAAGGATGGTCCGGAACAGCAGAATAACAGTACTAGTGCCCCCAGTACTGAAAGTGGAGAAGATCCAGTTG AACCACCCGAAAACTCTGAGGATCCTGCCAATGGGGATAGTCTCTTAGACTGGCTAAACACAGTGAGGCGCACAGGCAACACAACCAGAACCGGTCATCGTGGAAACCAGTCATGGCGGGCTGTAAGCCAGACCAACCCAAACAGTGGCGATTTTCGCTTTAGCCTGGAAATCAGTGTGAATCGCAACCTGGCTGAACAGCAGGCTGCTGCTGAAGGGGAGCAGGAGTCTCCCCAGGAGTCTCCAGAGGGTCAAGAAGTGGTGGCAAGTGCTGAACCACAGGTGGCAAGTGCTGAACCACAGGTGGCAAGTGCTGAACCACAGGTGGCAAGTGCTGAACCACAGGTGGCAAGTGCTGAACCACAGGTGGCAAGTGCTGAACCAGAGGTGGAAAATACTGAACCACAGGTACCCATGGAGACGGAAGTGGTAGAAGAACCAGTTGTAGAGGAATTGGCTATCACAGTggagccagaaccagagccTGAACTAGAAGAAGTTGTTTCACAAGAGATTTTAGGAGAACCTCCCAGCTCACCTGCCGCCCTGCCGGTACAACCCCCACTTTCTCCTTCACCACGCAGAGGACAAAGAAGAGCCCGCAGCCGCAGTCCAGAGCCACGCAGGACTAGGGCCCGTACAGCCAGGAGCCGCTCCCCTCTCAACCTGGATCAGCTGGATGGTCTCCCTAATCCACGTCATGCTCACAGCTCTCAAGGCCTGAACTCTGCCACCATTTCTCCCCCTGTGTCTCAAGTGGAGGGCAGTTCTCGGACTCGACAACATGTTCTTTCTAGGCAAAGCACTGCTGACAGTGATGTTCAGCCATCTAGGGCTAGCGCAGAAACGGTCCCAGAGGCCCAAAATGTGGGATCTCAAGAAGGAGAAGCTGCTGGGGGGGAAGGGGGTGCAGCGGGGCGCCGCCCCCCTACTATTATGCTTGATCTCCAGGTGCGTCGTGTGCGTCCTGGCGAATATCGCCAAAGAGACAGCATTGCTAGCCGCACCCGCtcgcgctcccagaactcaaaCAACACATTTCTTTATGAGAGTGAGCGTGGTGGATTTCGTAGGACTTTCTCACGCTCTGAACGGGCTGGTGTGAGGACCTACGTCAGCACTATACGCATCCCTATCCGAAGAATCTCTGATGCAGGTTTGGGAGAGGCAACCTCAATGGCTCTCCAATCTATGATTAGGCAGATTATGACTGGTTTTGGTGAACTCGGCTACCTCATGGATTCAGACTCTGATTCTTCAGATTCAAACCGTGGTGCCAACACACCTGCGGATCTGGCTGAAGCCCTCAACAACCCAGATTCTGCTACTCCTGCTGCCGCTCCTGTTGCCGATGCTGATGAACCACCTCTGGCTACAGGAGTTAGAGCAAGGACAGCAGAGGCTGATATTGACGAGGGACTTGCCAGTGCTCCACCTACCTCTGGTGGCAGGGCTCGACCTAGACCACCTATCAGCCTAGAGGAGCCCAGCTCGCTGCCCTTCCTGCGGCTTGCCCACTTCTTCCTCCTAAATGATGACGATGAGGACCAGCCCCAAGGGCTGACTAAAGAGCAGATTGACAACCTCTCAATGCGCAACTTTGGTGAGACTGATGCCTTGAAAACTTGCAGTGTCTGCATAACAGAATATGCTGAAGGTAACAAGCTACGTAAGCTGCCCTGCTCTCATGAGTACCACGTGCATTGCATTGATCGCTGGCTATCCGAAAACTCTACCTGCCCCATCTGCCGCAGGGCTGTCTTGATATCGGCCAACCGAGAGAGCGTGGTGTAG
- the rlim gene encoding E3 ubiquitin-protein ligase RLIM isoform X3, protein MEGSDSLEQNGSDQPESQRRRQLDRLDREEAFYQFVNNLSDEDYRLMRDNNLLGTPGEVTEDELFSRLQQIKDGPEQQNNSTSAPSTESGEDPVEPPENSEDPANGDSLLDWLNTVRRTGNTTRTGHRGNQSWRAVSQTNPNSGDFRFSLEISVNRNLAEQQAAAEGEQESPQESPEGQEVVASAEPQVASAEPQVASAEPQVENTEPQVPMETEVVEEPVVEELAITVEPEPEPELEEVVSQEILGEPPSSPAALPVQPPLSPSPRRGQRRARSRSPEPRRTRARTARSRSPLNLDQLDGLPNPRHAHSSQGLNSATISPPVSQVEGSSRTRQHVLSRQSTADSDVQPSRASAETVPEAQNVGSQEGEAAGGEGGAAGRRPPTIMLDLQVRRVRPGEYRQRDSIASRTRSRSQNSNNTFLYESERGGFRRTFSRSERAGVRTYVSTIRIPIRRISDAGLGEATSMALQSMIRQIMTGFGELGYLMDSDSDSSDSNRGANTPADLAEALNNPDSATPAAAPVADADEPPLATGVRARTAEADIDEGLASAPPTSGGRARPRPPISLEEPSSLPFLRLAHFFLLNDDDEDQPQGLTKEQIDNLSMRNFGETDALKTCSVCITEYAEGNKLRKLPCSHEYHVHCIDRWLSENSTCPICRRAVLISANRESVV, encoded by the exons ATGGAAGGGTCTGACAGTTTAGAGCAAAATGGCAGTGACCAGCCAGAGTCACAGCGCAGGAGGCAGCTGGACCGCCTGGACAGGGAAGAGGCCTTCTACCAGTTTGTTAACAATCTCAGTGATGAGGACTATCGTCTCATGAGAGACAACAATCTTTTGGGCACCCCAG GAGAGGTAACAGAGGATGAGCTGTTTAGTAGACTACAGCAAATCAAGGATGGTCCGGAACAGCAGAATAACAGTACTAGTGCCCCCAGTACTGAAAGTGGAGAAGATCCAGTTG AACCACCCGAAAACTCTGAGGATCCTGCCAATGGGGATAGTCTCTTAGACTGGCTAAACACAGTGAGGCGCACAGGCAACACAACCAGAACCGGTCATCGTGGAAACCAGTCATGGCGGGCTGTAAGCCAGACCAACCCAAACAGTGGCGATTTTCGCTTTAGCCTGGAAATCAGTGTGAATCGCAACCTGGCTGAACAGCAGGCTGCTGCTGAAGGGGAGCAGGAGTCTCCCCAGGAGTCTCCAGAGGGTCAAGAAGTGGTGGCAAGTGCTGAACCACAGGTGGCAAGTGCTGAACCACAGGTGGCAAGTGCTGAACCACAG GTGGAAAATACTGAACCACAGGTACCCATGGAGACGGAAGTGGTAGAAGAACCAGTTGTAGAGGAATTGGCTATCACAGTggagccagaaccagagccTGAACTAGAAGAAGTTGTTTCACAAGAGATTTTAGGAGAACCTCCCAGCTCACCTGCCGCCCTGCCGGTACAACCCCCACTTTCTCCTTCACCACGCAGAGGACAAAGAAGAGCCCGCAGCCGCAGTCCAGAGCCACGCAGGACTAGGGCCCGTACAGCCAGGAGCCGCTCCCCTCTCAACCTGGATCAGCTGGATGGTCTCCCTAATCCACGTCATGCTCACAGCTCTCAAGGCCTGAACTCTGCCACCATTTCTCCCCCTGTGTCTCAAGTGGAGGGCAGTTCTCGGACTCGACAACATGTTCTTTCTAGGCAAAGCACTGCTGACAGTGATGTTCAGCCATCTAGGGCTAGCGCAGAAACGGTCCCAGAGGCCCAAAATGTGGGATCTCAAGAAGGAGAAGCTGCTGGGGGGGAAGGGGGTGCAGCGGGGCGCCGCCCCCCTACTATTATGCTTGATCTCCAGGTGCGTCGTGTGCGTCCTGGCGAATATCGCCAAAGAGACAGCATTGCTAGCCGCACCCGCtcgcgctcccagaactcaaaCAACACATTTCTTTATGAGAGTGAGCGTGGTGGATTTCGTAGGACTTTCTCACGCTCTGAACGGGCTGGTGTGAGGACCTACGTCAGCACTATACGCATCCCTATCCGAAGAATCTCTGATGCAGGTTTGGGAGAGGCAACCTCAATGGCTCTCCAATCTATGATTAGGCAGATTATGACTGGTTTTGGTGAACTCGGCTACCTCATGGATTCAGACTCTGATTCTTCAGATTCAAACCGTGGTGCCAACACACCTGCGGATCTGGCTGAAGCCCTCAACAACCCAGATTCTGCTACTCCTGCTGCCGCTCCTGTTGCCGATGCTGATGAACCACCTCTGGCTACAGGAGTTAGAGCAAGGACAGCAGAGGCTGATATTGACGAGGGACTTGCCAGTGCTCCACCTACCTCTGGTGGCAGGGCTCGACCTAGACCACCTATCAGCCTAGAGGAGCCCAGCTCGCTGCCCTTCCTGCGGCTTGCCCACTTCTTCCTCCTAAATGATGACGATGAGGACCAGCCCCAAGGGCTGACTAAAGAGCAGATTGACAACCTCTCAATGCGCAACTTTGGTGAGACTGATGCCTTGAAAACTTGCAGTGTCTGCATAACAGAATATGCTGAAGGTAACAAGCTACGTAAGCTGCCCTGCTCTCATGAGTACCACGTGCATTGCATTGATCGCTGGCTATCCGAAAACTCTACCTGCCCCATCTGCCGCAGGGCTGTCTTGATATCGGCCAACCGAGAGAGCGTGGTGTAG
- the rlim gene encoding E3 ubiquitin-protein ligase RLIM isoform X2 produces MEGSDSLEQNGSDQPESQRRRQLDRLDREEAFYQFVNNLSDEDYRLMRDNNLLGTPGEVTEDELFSRLQQIKDGPEQQNNSTSAPSTESGEDPVEPPENSEDPANGDSLLDWLNTVRRTGNTTRTGHRGNQSWRAVSQTNPNSGDFRFSLEISVNRNLAEQQAAAEGEQESPQESPEGQEVVASAEPQVASAEPQVASAEPQVASAEPQVENTEPQVPMETEVVEEPVVEELAITVEPEPEPELEEVVSQEILGEPPSSPAALPVQPPLSPSPRRGQRRARSRSPEPRRTRARTARSRSPLNLDQLDGLPNPRHAHSSQGLNSATISPPVSQVEGSSRTRQHVLSRQSTADSDVQPSRASAETVPEAQNVGSQEGEAAGGEGGAAGRRPPTIMLDLQVRRVRPGEYRQRDSIASRTRSRSQNSNNTFLYESERGGFRRTFSRSERAGVRTYVSTIRIPIRRISDAGLGEATSMALQSMIRQIMTGFGELGYLMDSDSDSSDSNRGANTPADLAEALNNPDSATPAAAPVADADEPPLATGVRARTAEADIDEGLASAPPTSGGRARPRPPISLEEPSSLPFLRLAHFFLLNDDDEDQPQGLTKEQIDNLSMRNFGETDALKTCSVCITEYAEGNKLRKLPCSHEYHVHCIDRWLSENSTCPICRRAVLISANRESVV; encoded by the exons ATGGAAGGGTCTGACAGTTTAGAGCAAAATGGCAGTGACCAGCCAGAGTCACAGCGCAGGAGGCAGCTGGACCGCCTGGACAGGGAAGAGGCCTTCTACCAGTTTGTTAACAATCTCAGTGATGAGGACTATCGTCTCATGAGAGACAACAATCTTTTGGGCACCCCAG GAGAGGTAACAGAGGATGAGCTGTTTAGTAGACTACAGCAAATCAAGGATGGTCCGGAACAGCAGAATAACAGTACTAGTGCCCCCAGTACTGAAAGTGGAGAAGATCCAGTTG AACCACCCGAAAACTCTGAGGATCCTGCCAATGGGGATAGTCTCTTAGACTGGCTAAACACAGTGAGGCGCACAGGCAACACAACCAGAACCGGTCATCGTGGAAACCAGTCATGGCGGGCTGTAAGCCAGACCAACCCAAACAGTGGCGATTTTCGCTTTAGCCTGGAAATCAGTGTGAATCGCAACCTGGCTGAACAGCAGGCTGCTGCTGAAGGGGAGCAGGAGTCTCCCCAGGAGTCTCCAGAGGGTCAAGAAGTGGTGGCAAGTGCTGAACCACAGGTGGCAAGTGCTGAACCACAGGTGGCAAGTGCTGAACCACAGGTGGCAAGTGCTGAACCACAG GTGGAAAATACTGAACCACAGGTACCCATGGAGACGGAAGTGGTAGAAGAACCAGTTGTAGAGGAATTGGCTATCACAGTggagccagaaccagagccTGAACTAGAAGAAGTTGTTTCACAAGAGATTTTAGGAGAACCTCCCAGCTCACCTGCCGCCCTGCCGGTACAACCCCCACTTTCTCCTTCACCACGCAGAGGACAAAGAAGAGCCCGCAGCCGCAGTCCAGAGCCACGCAGGACTAGGGCCCGTACAGCCAGGAGCCGCTCCCCTCTCAACCTGGATCAGCTGGATGGTCTCCCTAATCCACGTCATGCTCACAGCTCTCAAGGCCTGAACTCTGCCACCATTTCTCCCCCTGTGTCTCAAGTGGAGGGCAGTTCTCGGACTCGACAACATGTTCTTTCTAGGCAAAGCACTGCTGACAGTGATGTTCAGCCATCTAGGGCTAGCGCAGAAACGGTCCCAGAGGCCCAAAATGTGGGATCTCAAGAAGGAGAAGCTGCTGGGGGGGAAGGGGGTGCAGCGGGGCGCCGCCCCCCTACTATTATGCTTGATCTCCAGGTGCGTCGTGTGCGTCCTGGCGAATATCGCCAAAGAGACAGCATTGCTAGCCGCACCCGCtcgcgctcccagaactcaaaCAACACATTTCTTTATGAGAGTGAGCGTGGTGGATTTCGTAGGACTTTCTCACGCTCTGAACGGGCTGGTGTGAGGACCTACGTCAGCACTATACGCATCCCTATCCGAAGAATCTCTGATGCAGGTTTGGGAGAGGCAACCTCAATGGCTCTCCAATCTATGATTAGGCAGATTATGACTGGTTTTGGTGAACTCGGCTACCTCATGGATTCAGACTCTGATTCTTCAGATTCAAACCGTGGTGCCAACACACCTGCGGATCTGGCTGAAGCCCTCAACAACCCAGATTCTGCTACTCCTGCTGCCGCTCCTGTTGCCGATGCTGATGAACCACCTCTGGCTACAGGAGTTAGAGCAAGGACAGCAGAGGCTGATATTGACGAGGGACTTGCCAGTGCTCCACCTACCTCTGGTGGCAGGGCTCGACCTAGACCACCTATCAGCCTAGAGGAGCCCAGCTCGCTGCCCTTCCTGCGGCTTGCCCACTTCTTCCTCCTAAATGATGACGATGAGGACCAGCCCCAAGGGCTGACTAAAGAGCAGATTGACAACCTCTCAATGCGCAACTTTGGTGAGACTGATGCCTTGAAAACTTGCAGTGTCTGCATAACAGAATATGCTGAAGGTAACAAGCTACGTAAGCTGCCCTGCTCTCATGAGTACCACGTGCATTGCATTGATCGCTGGCTATCCGAAAACTCTACCTGCCCCATCTGCCGCAGGGCTGTCTTGATATCGGCCAACCGAGAGAGCGTGGTGTAG
- the rlim gene encoding E3 ubiquitin-protein ligase RLIM isoform X4, translating to MEGSDSLEQNGSDQPESQRRRQLDRLDREEAFYQFVNNLSDEDYRLMRDNNLLGTPGEVTEDELFSRLQQIKDGPEQQNNSTSAPSTESGEDPVEPPENSEDPANGDSLLDWLNTVRRTGNTTRTGHRGNQSWRAVSQTNPNSGDFRFSLEISVNRNLAEQQAAAEGEQESPQESPEGQEVVASAEPQVASAEPQVENTEPQVPMETEVVEEPVVEELAITVEPEPEPELEEVVSQEILGEPPSSPAALPVQPPLSPSPRRGQRRARSRSPEPRRTRARTARSRSPLNLDQLDGLPNPRHAHSSQGLNSATISPPVSQVEGSSRTRQHVLSRQSTADSDVQPSRASAETVPEAQNVGSQEGEAAGGEGGAAGRRPPTIMLDLQVRRVRPGEYRQRDSIASRTRSRSQNSNNTFLYESERGGFRRTFSRSERAGVRTYVSTIRIPIRRISDAGLGEATSMALQSMIRQIMTGFGELGYLMDSDSDSSDSNRGANTPADLAEALNNPDSATPAAAPVADADEPPLATGVRARTAEADIDEGLASAPPTSGGRARPRPPISLEEPSSLPFLRLAHFFLLNDDDEDQPQGLTKEQIDNLSMRNFGETDALKTCSVCITEYAEGNKLRKLPCSHEYHVHCIDRWLSENSTCPICRRAVLISANRESVV from the exons ATGGAAGGGTCTGACAGTTTAGAGCAAAATGGCAGTGACCAGCCAGAGTCACAGCGCAGGAGGCAGCTGGACCGCCTGGACAGGGAAGAGGCCTTCTACCAGTTTGTTAACAATCTCAGTGATGAGGACTATCGTCTCATGAGAGACAACAATCTTTTGGGCACCCCAG GAGAGGTAACAGAGGATGAGCTGTTTAGTAGACTACAGCAAATCAAGGATGGTCCGGAACAGCAGAATAACAGTACTAGTGCCCCCAGTACTGAAAGTGGAGAAGATCCAGTTG AACCACCCGAAAACTCTGAGGATCCTGCCAATGGGGATAGTCTCTTAGACTGGCTAAACACAGTGAGGCGCACAGGCAACACAACCAGAACCGGTCATCGTGGAAACCAGTCATGGCGGGCTGTAAGCCAGACCAACCCAAACAGTGGCGATTTTCGCTTTAGCCTGGAAATCAGTGTGAATCGCAACCTGGCTGAACAGCAGGCTGCTGCTGAAGGGGAGCAGGAGTCTCCCCAGGAGTCTCCAGAGGGTCAAGAAGTGGTGGCAAGTGCTGAACCACAGGTGGCAAGTGCTGAACCACAG GTGGAAAATACTGAACCACAGGTACCCATGGAGACGGAAGTGGTAGAAGAACCAGTTGTAGAGGAATTGGCTATCACAGTggagccagaaccagagccTGAACTAGAAGAAGTTGTTTCACAAGAGATTTTAGGAGAACCTCCCAGCTCACCTGCCGCCCTGCCGGTACAACCCCCACTTTCTCCTTCACCACGCAGAGGACAAAGAAGAGCCCGCAGCCGCAGTCCAGAGCCACGCAGGACTAGGGCCCGTACAGCCAGGAGCCGCTCCCCTCTCAACCTGGATCAGCTGGATGGTCTCCCTAATCCACGTCATGCTCACAGCTCTCAAGGCCTGAACTCTGCCACCATTTCTCCCCCTGTGTCTCAAGTGGAGGGCAGTTCTCGGACTCGACAACATGTTCTTTCTAGGCAAAGCACTGCTGACAGTGATGTTCAGCCATCTAGGGCTAGCGCAGAAACGGTCCCAGAGGCCCAAAATGTGGGATCTCAAGAAGGAGAAGCTGCTGGGGGGGAAGGGGGTGCAGCGGGGCGCCGCCCCCCTACTATTATGCTTGATCTCCAGGTGCGTCGTGTGCGTCCTGGCGAATATCGCCAAAGAGACAGCATTGCTAGCCGCACCCGCtcgcgctcccagaactcaaaCAACACATTTCTTTATGAGAGTGAGCGTGGTGGATTTCGTAGGACTTTCTCACGCTCTGAACGGGCTGGTGTGAGGACCTACGTCAGCACTATACGCATCCCTATCCGAAGAATCTCTGATGCAGGTTTGGGAGAGGCAACCTCAATGGCTCTCCAATCTATGATTAGGCAGATTATGACTGGTTTTGGTGAACTCGGCTACCTCATGGATTCAGACTCTGATTCTTCAGATTCAAACCGTGGTGCCAACACACCTGCGGATCTGGCTGAAGCCCTCAACAACCCAGATTCTGCTACTCCTGCTGCCGCTCCTGTTGCCGATGCTGATGAACCACCTCTGGCTACAGGAGTTAGAGCAAGGACAGCAGAGGCTGATATTGACGAGGGACTTGCCAGTGCTCCACCTACCTCTGGTGGCAGGGCTCGACCTAGACCACCTATCAGCCTAGAGGAGCCCAGCTCGCTGCCCTTCCTGCGGCTTGCCCACTTCTTCCTCCTAAATGATGACGATGAGGACCAGCCCCAAGGGCTGACTAAAGAGCAGATTGACAACCTCTCAATGCGCAACTTTGGTGAGACTGATGCCTTGAAAACTTGCAGTGTCTGCATAACAGAATATGCTGAAGGTAACAAGCTACGTAAGCTGCCCTGCTCTCATGAGTACCACGTGCATTGCATTGATCGCTGGCTATCCGAAAACTCTACCTGCCCCATCTGCCGCAGGGCTGTCTTGATATCGGCCAACCGAGAGAGCGTGGTGTAG